One Numenius arquata chromosome 13, bNumArq3.hap1.1, whole genome shotgun sequence genomic region harbors:
- the SLC22A31 gene encoding putative solute carrier family 22 member 31, protein MAAGGCRPRGLRAAGGWAPCAALALGWALGWALGAAPPHRCRPDAALLPPPLRRLAGAALLRAAVPRLRGGWSPCQLYRYPHTAAAAAAAARPNGTGPCTRGWHYALPAAGLRSNLVTQWDLVCTSRWKVPLEQTTHLLGWMLGSVAAGLACDRFGRRPTFVVSLVLAVPLGLSVALAMNFIMVLVTRLLFGAALAGAFLSLYVARLELCDPPHRLVVTMVAGFFWIAGELLLPGLAVLCRDWRVLQGAVTMILALLAACWWCPALLLESPRWLLATWQLERARKTLQALAESSGPSSNEGSCHQESLLAELESLSEGSPQPRYHAVCEIFSTRVIWKNSVILGFAAFIGSGIRHCFTRNLDPHLPHFFSSYFVQVGTEVAACLFVCLTAERFGRRAILLLCTVLTGISSLLLLALTQYLLDLIVLTLSVVGITASHAVAMLSIFFASEVLPTVIRGAGLGLIMGASFVGKAAAPITAIPNSRGFFLHHVVFASFAILAVLSIMLLPESQGRSLPQSLQDGESQRRPPLFHRPPREDHLPLLAPQGIPHDYSRLAASTKRMLGSPAAPRET, encoded by the exons ATGGCGGCGGGGGGGTGCCGTCCGCGGGGCCtccgggcggcgggggggtgggcGCCGTGCGCGGCGCTGGCGCTGGGGTGGGCGCTGGGGTGGGCGCTGGGCGCGGCGCCGCCCCACCGCTGCCGCCCCGACGccgcgctgctgccgccgccgctgcgccgCCTGGCGGGGGCCGCCCTCCTCCGCGCCGCCGTCCCCCGCCTCCGCGGCGGATGGAGCCCCTGCCAGCTTTACCGGTACCCGcacaccgccgccgccgccgccgccgccgcacgaCCCAACGGCACCGGGCCCTGCACCCGCGGGTGGCACTacgccctgcccgccgccggaCTCCGCTCCAACCTCGTCACCCAG TGGGATCTGGTATGCACCTCACGCTGGAAGGTGCCTCTGGAGCAGACCACGCACTTGCTGGGCTGGATGCTGGGCAGCGTCGCCGCCGGCCTGGCATGTGACAG GTTCGGCCGCCGTCCCACCTTTGTGGTGTCCCTGGTGCTGGCAGTGCCCCTGGGCCTCAGCGTGGCACTGGCCATGAACTTCATCATGGTCCTGGTCACACGGCTGCTCTTCGGGGCGGCTCTGGCAGGAGCCTTCCTCTCCCTCTACGTGGCAC ggctggagctgtGTGACCCCCCGCACCGGCTGGTGGTGACGATGGTGGCCGGCTTCTTCTGGATCgccggggagctgctgctgccagggctggccgtgctgtgCCGGGACTGGCGGGTGCTGCAGGGCGCCGTCACCATGATcctggctctgctggctgcctgctggtG GTGCCCAGCGCTGCTGCTGGAGTCACCACGATGGCTACTGGCCACGTGGCAGCTGGAGAGGGCCAGGAAGACCCTGCAGGCGCTGGCCGAAAGCAGTGGCCCCAGCTCCAACGAGGGCTCCTGCCACCAGGAGAGCCTCCTCGCAG AGCTGGAGTCCCTGTCTGAGGGGTCCCCGCAGCCCAGGTACCACGCCGTCTGCGAGATCTTCAGCACCAGGGTCATTTGGAAGAACAGTGTCATCCTCGGATTCGCAGC GTTCATCGGTTCCGGCATCCGCCACTGCTTCACCCGCAACCTGGACCCCCACCTGCCCCACTTCTTCTCCTCCTACTTCGTGCAGGTGGGCACCGAGGTGGCTGCCTGCCTCTTTGTCTGCCTGACAGCCGAGCGCTTCGGGCGCCgcgccatcctcctcctctgcaccgTCCTCACCGgcatctcctccctcctgctgctggccctCACCCAGT ACCTGCTGGACCTCATTGTCCTGACCCTATCCGTGGTGGGCATCACCGCCTCCCACGCTGTTGCCATGCTCAGCATCTTCTTTGCCAGCGAGGTCCTCCCCACTGTGATCAG GGGTGCCGGGCTTGGCCTCATCATGGGGGCCAGCTTTGTGGGCAAGGCGGCCGCCCCCATCACCGCCATCCCCAACAGCCGGGGCTTCTTCCTGCACCATGTGGTCTTCGCCTCCTTCGCCATCCTCGCCGTCCTCAGCATCATGCTGCTGCCGGAGAGCCAGGGCCGCAGCCTGCCCCAGTCCCTGCAGGACGGCGAGAGCCAGCGCCGGCCCCCCCTCTTCCACCGGCCCCCCCGTGAGGACCACCTGCCCCTCCTCGCCCCCCAGGGCATCCCCCACGACTACTCCCGCCTCGCCGCCTCCACCAAGAGGATGCTGGGCTCCCCGGCCGCACCCCGTGAGACATAG